A window from Symbiopectobacterium purcellii encodes these proteins:
- a CDS encoding OspG family effector kinase, with protein sequence MPVSAIQHRLSTACYLDKPCKNKREKVLESINSNSSVSVHDFSSHISHVQNSPRIFSPSPAPVFARKGSMVTTLQLMLLFNVLNRTGAASFAYKENLLSIMDNDSALAKRNYFIDSNPVSVSFADDGPVSSRSLLLPEIEQERASYANSNSIVFINQNSHILFDDQKKNALIAAIKHYLVSDGQLSLEEGQDLELSLQQWAKAGPVFIAPLRESTDRIKRALLPEFDPRTGEHIKEHCAFEEEILNASGENEGKLLLFQAQRAENPFRMIYDDTEGGPLPEARGAAAGLNFVTDLLTLGIKPLIGKLIANAKRREYYKNQGDEICAERFRRLNIAEIATSLDVGGISFKFRGVTRKVKPTELLHTTPGQQRAAYYVRNPQNGIKKEILLELQPGNTAIHTEGREIFLKPTDKPNEFMTYHPYAIKPELLQRKVIVDEETLAWRYADTFDTANLNVEVREGKKQIPLYGEYYDLNKNGEGKFEIVLRKASGSHEFVPVYLEPLSNTWHMRTHNQHPVFTHEQENIINTLRIEPDRGFNYIPCTNNNPRYYGSGKIYRAEKIDDTSHYTWGRYIEMNGDIVPVREVVSPGRGVHYEVYNSHYPDKEHYLISWDGRRWVFERPTSVHVSRSLEKQITADMFTQNIDVTHLSSPDKNGLLWNESNQSYLNINSQFIRVKKVGNNRFLLIKAVHDPKMVLRLKNNTFYKENIAERLQNIMAVGMGGRKRKTALSVLKEVDGFSEASAEKLLSEYRFQEKGLFNDYAFALEVEQTGKIPPWAKRLKKDYPPEPGTSQVMDTITLMRPDFPELKVDFNVGKLVGEGTNGEVFIDADDNAYLIKVYLENEGESIAEAVKHEAEVFRRYYGEDAAMHLVDEEGVSYVRMYKIPGETLSALPPGSLPNNAEEKFVDMIERLNKLGIMHDDLHSENVLWDSSSQSFFPIDINNIKEKFFKSDINEKIAINNYDEKNWSSVLNDIAAKKRKQRNAE encoded by the coding sequence CTGGCGCTGCCTCTTTTGCTTATAAAGAGAATTTATTGTCCATTATGGATAATGACTCCGCACTTGCTAAACGTAATTATTTTATTGACAGCAATCCGGTTTCTGTGTCTTTTGCTGACGATGGGCCGGTTTCCTCTCGGTCCTTGTTGTTGCCAGAAATAGAACAGGAAAGGGCATCATATGCTAATAGCAATAGTATTGTTTTTATTAATCAAAATAGTCATATTCTCTTTGACGATCAAAAAAAGAATGCGCTGATTGCAGCCATTAAACACTATCTTGTGTCTGATGGGCAGTTAAGCCTTGAGGAAGGTCAGGACCTTGAACTGTCATTGCAGCAATGGGCAAAAGCCGGTCCAGTCTTTATTGCTCCACTAAGGGAGAGTACCGATAGAATAAAGCGAGCGTTACTGCCTGAGTTTGATCCTCGAACCGGAGAACATATAAAAGAACACTGCGCCTTTGAGGAAGAGATACTCAATGCTAGCGGTGAGAACGAAGGAAAACTGCTTTTATTTCAAGCCCAGAGAGCAGAGAACCCCTTTAGGATGATTTATGATGACACCGAGGGGGGACCGTTGCCTGAAGCCAGGGGCGCAGCTGCGGGATTAAATTTTGTAACCGATCTGCTGACGCTGGGGATAAAACCGTTAATTGGTAAGCTCATTGCGAATGCAAAACGCCGTGAGTACTATAAAAATCAAGGTGATGAAATTTGTGCCGAGCGGTTTCGTCGGTTGAACATTGCTGAGATAGCAACATCTCTTGATGTTGGTGGTATCTCGTTCAAATTCCGCGGTGTTACCCGAAAAGTGAAACCGACTGAATTGCTGCATACCACTCCGGGTCAGCAAAGAGCAGCTTATTATGTTCGCAATCCGCAAAACGGGATAAAGAAAGAAATTTTACTTGAACTTCAACCGGGTAATACCGCTATCCATACCGAAGGCCGAGAGATCTTCCTGAAACCAACGGATAAACCCAATGAATTTATGACATATCACCCTTATGCGATAAAGCCTGAGTTATTGCAGAGAAAGGTGATTGTCGATGAGGAGACGCTTGCGTGGCGATATGCTGACACTTTCGATACCGCCAACCTTAATGTTGAGGTGAGGGAAGGGAAAAAGCAGATACCGTTGTACGGCGAATATTACGATCTGAACAAAAATGGCGAGGGAAAGTTTGAGATCGTGCTAAGAAAAGCCTCAGGCTCCCACGAGTTTGTGCCGGTATACCTTGAACCATTATCCAACACCTGGCACATGCGTACGCATAACCAGCATCCAGTGTTTACCCACGAACAGGAAAATATAATTAACACGCTCCGCATCGAACCAGACAGGGGGTTCAACTATATTCCCTGCACCAATAATAACCCACGGTATTATGGTTCGGGAAAGATATATCGTGCAGAAAAAATTGACGACACTTCACATTACACCTGGGGACGGTATATTGAAATGAACGGAGACATTGTGCCGGTGAGAGAAGTCGTTTCTCCCGGGCGAGGCGTTCATTATGAGGTATACAACAGTCATTATCCGGATAAGGAACATTATTTGATATCCTGGGACGGTAGGCGCTGGGTATTTGAGCGTCCAACCTCTGTTCATGTATCCCGTTCGCTTGAAAAACAGATCACCGCAGATATGTTTACGCAGAATATTGATGTAACGCATCTCTCTTCTCCAGATAAGAATGGGTTGCTATGGAACGAGAGTAACCAGAGTTATTTGAATATCAACAGCCAATTTATTCGTGTCAAAAAGGTGGGCAATAACCGTTTTCTGCTGATTAAAGCGGTGCATGACCCTAAGATGGTTCTTCGACTGAAGAATAATACCTTTTACAAAGAGAATATCGCCGAAAGGTTGCAGAATATTATGGCGGTAGGTATGGGGGGGAGAAAAAGAAAAACGGCGCTCAGCGTACTTAAAGAGGTTGACGGCTTTAGCGAGGCTTCAGCGGAAAAATTACTCTCTGAGTATCGTTTTCAGGAGAAGGGGCTCTTTAATGACTATGCCTTTGCATTGGAGGTTGAACAAACGGGTAAGATTCCCCCTTGGGCTAAAAGGTTAAAAAAAGACTATCCGCCAGAGCCAGGGACTTCACAGGTTATGGATACCATTACCTTAATGAGGCCCGATTTCCCAGAGCTTAAAGTTGATTTTAATGTAGGTAAGCTCGTCGGTGAGGGGACCAACGGGGAAGTGTTTATTGATGCGGATGATAACGCATATCTGATAAAGGTTTACCTGGAAAATGAGGGGGAATCTATCGCAGAGGCCGTCAAACATGAGGCCGAGGTCTTTAGACGCTATTACGGGGAAGACGCCGCCATGCACCTGGTGGATGAGGAAGGCGTTTCTTATGTCAGAATGTATAAAATTCCTGGGGAAACACTGAGCGCCTTGCCTCCCGGTTCGTTACCGAATAATGCCGAGGAAAAGTTTGTCGATATGATAGAGAGGCTTAACAAGCTGGGCATTATGCATGATGACCTGCATTCTGAAAATGTGCTGTGGGATTCGAGCTCACAATCCTTTTTCCCGATAGATATCAATAATATTAAAGAAAAATTCTTCAAGTCAGATATCAATGAAAAAATAGCCATAAATAACTATGATGAAAAGAATTGGTCTTCAGTATTGAACGATATCGCGGCGAAGAAAAGAAAGCAGCGTAATGCGGAATAA